Proteins found in one Passer domesticus isolate bPasDom1 chromosome 16, bPasDom1.hap1, whole genome shotgun sequence genomic segment:
- the ACTR5 gene encoding actin-related protein 5: MAAPARVFAFRDARWAPDPVLEPSAAVRSPQPVPLVIDNGSFQTRAGWACPDPAVPAEPLLRFRSLAARSRGARGGAGAETQVGNDLGSPEPLRWLLRSPFDRNVPVQLELQELLLDHVFQRLGVPSQGCVDHPIVLTEAVCNPLYSRQMMSELLFECYQVPKVSYGVDSLYSFYHNRRQSWPCSGLVISSGYQCTHILPVLEGRLDAKNCKRINLGGCQAAVYLQRLLQLKYPGHFAAITLSRMEEILHEHSYIAQDYLEELQKWRCPEYYENNVHKMQLPFSNKLLGSTVASEEKQEKRQQQLRRLQELNARRREEKLQLDQERLDRLLYVQELLEDGQMDQFHKALVELNMDSAEELQSYINKLSLSVEQTKQKILQSEVNIEVDVVDSKPETPDLDPLGSEQSLEDVESINEFEPLFAEEQPEVEKPVAAVQPVFNLAEYHQLFLGTERIRAPEIVFQPSLIGEDQAGIAETMQYVLERYSKEQQAILVQNVFLTGGNTMYPGLKARIQKELLEMRPFQSSFQVSLASSPVLDAWYGARDWAVEHMNSEEGWISRKDYEEKGGEYLKEHCASNVYVPIRLPKQAPRAAEAPSRASGTGNPGEQA; the protein is encoded by the exons ATGGCGGCGCCCGCGCGGGTGTTCGCGTTCCGGGACGCGCGCTGGGCCCCGGACCCGGTGCTGGAGCCGAGCGCGGCCGTGCGGAGCCCGCAGCCGGTGCCGCTCGTCATCGACAACGGCTCCTTCCAGACGCGGGCGGGATGGGCCTGCCCCGACCCCGCCGTGCCCGCCGAGCCGCTGCTGCGGTTCCGCTCGCTGGCGgcgcggagccgcggggcccgcggcggggccggcgcagAGACCCAGGTGGGGAACGACCTGGGCAGCCCCGAGCCCCTGCGCTGGCTGCTGCGCTCGCCCTTCGACCGCAACGTGCccgtgcagctggagctgcaggagctgctcctcgACCACGTCTTCCAGCGCCTCGGCGTGCCCTCGCAG ggctgtgtggaTCACCCAATTGTTCTGACAGAAGCAGTTTGCAACCCTCTGTACTCAAGGCAAATGATGTCTGAGCTCCTCTTCGAATGCTACCAAGTGCCAAAGGTGTCCTATGGCGTGGACAGCCTGTACAGCTTTTACCACaacaggaggcagagctggccctgcagTGGCTTGGTGATATCCTCAGGGTACCAGTGCACACACATTTTGCCAGTCTTAGAAGGCAG GCTGGATGCCAAGAACTGCAAGCGCATTAACCTGGGCGGGTGCCAGGCTGCCGTGTACCTGCAGCGGCTGCTGCAGCTCAAGTACCCCGGGCACTTTGCAGCCATCACGCTGAGCCGCATGGAGGAGATCCTGCACGAGCACAGCTACATCGCCCAGGACTACCTGGAAG agctgcagaagtgGCGGTGCCCAGAGTACTACGAGAACAACGTGCACAAGATGCAGCTGCCTTTCTCCAACAAGCTGCTGGGCAGCACGGTGGCCTCTGAGGAGAAGCAGgagaagaggcagcagcagctgcggcggctgcaggagctgaacGCGCGGCGCCgggaggaaaagctgcagctggaCCAGGAGAGGCTGGACAGGTTGCTGTATGTGCAG GAACTTTTAGAAGATGGTCAGATGGATCAGTTCCACAAAGCTCTGGTGGAGCTGAACATGGACTCTGCAGAAGAGCTTCAGTCTTACATCAACAAATTGAGTCTGTCTGTtgaacaaacaaagcaaaaaatccTACAGTCAGAAGTCAATATTGAAGTGGATGTTGTGGACAGCAAGCCAGAG ACTCCTGACTTGGATCCACTGGGCAGTGAACAGTCCCTGGAGGATGTGGAAAGTATTAATGAGTTTGAGCCTTTATTTGCTGAGGAGCAGCCTGAAGTTGAGAAGCCAGTTGCTGCAGTGCAG CCCGTGTTTAACCTGGCAGAGTACCACCAGCTTTTCCTTGGCACTGAAAGAATCAGGGCTCCAGAGATTGTCTTCCAGCCCTCCCTGATAGGAGAGGACCAGGCTGGGATAGCAGAAACCATGCAGTACGTCCTTGAGAG GTATTCAAAGGAACAACAGGCTATCCTTGTCCAGAATGTTTTCCTCACGGGTGGAAATACGATGTACCCTGGACTGAAAGCCAGAATCCAGAAGGAACTCCTGGAAATGAGGCCATTCCAGTCATCCTTTCAG GTTAGCCTTGcttccagccctgtcctggaTGCCTGGTATGGGGCTAGGGACTGGGCAGTGGAGCACATGAACAGTGAGGAAGGCTGGATCAGCAGGAAGGACTATGAGGAGAAAGGGGGGGAGTACCTCAAGGAACACTGTGCCTCCAACGTCTACGTTCCCATCCGCCTTCCCAAGCAGGCCCCACGGGCAGCagaggctcccagcagagcctcGGGCACAGGGAATCCTGGTGAGCAGGCATAG